Proteins encoded in a region of the Oncorhynchus gorbuscha isolate QuinsamMale2020 ecotype Even-year linkage group LG16, OgorEven_v1.0, whole genome shotgun sequence genome:
- the kcnj1b gene encoding ATP-sensitive inward rectifier potassium channel 1b, which translates to MVSLSSSRMFQFIQRHIHDHVMERIIRRTRLVTKDGRCNIEFGNIEYHNQFAYLGDFWTTVVEIRWRFVLLLFVASFTGSWFIFSLLWYWIAKSNGDLIGQNRTDSHVRCIDNVNGLTTAFLYSLETQTTIGYGGRALTGHCPGTVALIVVQSLIGVFVNCFMCGVILAKISLPKKRAKTVTFSNTAVICLKKGSLCLLIRVANLRKTLLIGSKIYGKLLRTTVTPEGETIILDQVGIDFAVDAGKDNLFFVCPLTLYHIIDKASPFYDMSADTLQQQDFELVVFLDGMAESTSSACQVRTSFIPQEVQWGYSFLPIISRTKTGKYHVDFSNFSRTVPVTTPHCVQCFQSDPDQTNHNNNQNNHHRKLGIDNPGFEVIDIQDTMDITEM; encoded by the exons ATGGTTTCACTTAGCAG CTCCAGGATGTTTCAGTTCATCCAGAGGCACATCCACGACCACGTGATGGAGCGCATAATCCGCCGGACTCGTCTGGTGACCAAAGATGGCCGCTGCAACATTGAGTTTGGCAACATCGAGTACCACAACCAATTTGCCTACCTGGGGGATTTCTGGACGACGGTTGTGGAGATCCGCTGGCGtttcgtcctcctcctcttcgtcgCCTCCTTCACAGGCAGCTGGTTCATCTTCAGCCTTCTGTGGTACTGGATTGCCAAGAGCAATGGTGATCTGATTGGACAGAACCGCACAGACAGCCACGTTCGTTGTATAGACAATGTCAATGGACTCACCACGGCTTTCCTGTACTCCTTAGAGACCCAGACAACAATTGGTTATGGTGGACGGGCACTCACTGGGCACTGCCCTGGCACCGTGGCCCTCATTGTCGTCCAATCCCTCATTGGGGTCTTTGTCAACTGCTTCATGTGTGGAGTGATCCTGGCCAAGATCTCCCTTCCCAAGAAGAGGGCAAAGACAGTGACCTTCAGTAACACAGCGGTCATCTGCCTGAAGAAGGGCAGCCTGTGCCTGCTTATCCGAGTGGCCAACCTCCGCAAGACCTTGCTAATCGGGAGCAAAATCTACGGCAAGCTGCTTAGGACAACTGTCACGCCGGAAGGTGAGACTATAATTCTCGACCAGGTAGGCATTGACTTTGCAGTGGACGCTGGCAAGGACAACCTGTTTTTTGTCTGCCCGCTGACATTGTACCACATCATCGACAAGGCCAGTCCATTTTACGACATGTCAGCGGACACCCTCCAGCAGCAGGATTTTGAGCTGGTGGTCTTCCTGGATGGGATGGCCGAATCCACCAGCTCCGCCTGCCAGGTACGGACCTCCTTCATCCCCCAGGAGGTCCAATGGGGATACAGCTTCCTGCCCATCATCTCCCGCACCAAGACAGGCAAGTACCATGTGGACTTCTCCAACTTCTCCAGAACCGTGCCGGTGACGACCCCACACTGTGTCCAATGCTTTCAGAGTGATCCAGACCAAACCAATCACAACAATAACCAAAACAACCACCACAGGAAGCTAGGTATTGACAACCCCGGATTCGAGGTGATTGACATTCAAGACACAATGGATATCACAGAAATGTGA